ACCCAAACCCAAATACAGGGTCAACACGTAAAAGAAACCGATCGTTGCGATGCCCACGATCGTACTCTTTCGCGCCGCCGCACCGTCCTTGACCGTGTAGTAACGAATCAGAATATGGGGCAACGATGCCGTGCCGCAAAACAGCGCTAACATCAACGAAACAAAGTTCATCTTGTCTTTGAAATCGTCACCACGGATCCCCGCAAACGTCGGGTGCTTTCCAGGTCGAAGAATCTCGGTTCCCGAAGTCGGCTTTTGAAAATAGACCTTCGTCGTCGAACCGTCACCGTGCGTGATCGTCTCGTTCCCCCACAGCACCACTTCGCTGTCGCGAAGCGTCGTGAAAAATTCGAGCGGGCCGAGCGGTCCCGTTTTCGTTTTCCCGTCCGGCAACTTGGACAGTCGGCCGACCGAACGAAGTTGCTTTTCACGCGGTCCCGTCCCCAACATCGCACCATCAACGACCATTTGCCCGTCCTTGGTCGTAACCGATTGGGCTTGTCGCAACATCACTTGGTCCGAACCTTCGATCGCTTCGATGCGAAAAACGTCAAAGCCGGCGTCATCGATGCTGGACAATCTTAGAAACGGATGATCCTGCCAACCATCGTCGGTCGGGACCACTCCGCGACCTTCGATCGATTCGGCCGTTAACGTCTCTTTCGATATCGGACCAATGCTCTCGAACGATTCGTCATCGGTGGTGAAACCCTGGTTCAACAACATGACAACCAAGACGGCACTGAAGATCACCAACAACGATCCCTTCAAGAACTGGACCCATGTCGTCGAAACCATGCCGGCGGTCACCACAATCAGGATCACGACGATACCGACCATCACAACGCCGACCCAGTGTGGGTAGCCCAACAACGGTTGGATCAAAACGCCCGCACCGACCATTTGCGGAATCAGATAGAAGACGCTGACCACTAGCGTGCTGATGCCGGCGGCGGCCTTGATGCCACGCGAATTGAACTTCGCATCCAGCGCGTCGGCGAACGTGAACCGTCCCAATCGCTTCATAGGTTCGGCGATCACGAACAGGGCCACGATCCAACCGGCCAAGAAACCAATCGAGTACAGAAACCCGTCGTAGCCGTACGTGGAAATCATTCCGCAGATGCCCAGGAACGACGCCGCCGATAGATAGTCGCCCGCAAACGCGACTCCGTTGACGGCCCAGGGAATTTGCCCGTGCGCCGCAAAGTAGCCTTCGGACGACTTCGTTTTTCGCCCCAGGAAGAAACTCAATCCCACCGTTACGAAAACGAACGCCAGGAACACCACCACTGCCATGACCGAAGGTTCGTAAATCACTTGGCGGCTCCTTCGTTTGCGGAATCGCCATTTTCGGTGCTGCTTCCCTCGCTGCGGCACATCGCACCGTAAATCAGTGCCATCACCAACGCCGCAATGATCAAGCTGAATCCATAAACGATTGCCAGATTCAATCCGGCCAACACGATGGTATCCATCACATCGGGCGCGAACGCGTTGATCAGCACAAAGCCGACGTACAACGCGGTATAGATCGCAAAAAGATAAAGGCCGAGACGGATGTTGTAGCGTCGATTTCGCATCGACGCCGAATCAGAGTTTTCCATACCGACAGTGATACTCAAGTCAGGGCAACGTGGAACAAAAGCAATCCACCGTTATACCCGCTGTCGACGCGATCGTGGTCCGTCGACATCCCGCGCCGGACAAAAAGTGCGCGGCGACCAACTTTACAACTTGGGAACCGGGCGTTTGGGTGCCTTCTTGATCATCTTCGCTTTGTCGTCTTTAGGCACGTTATTGTTATTATTGTTGTTGCCGGGCCCCCTCTCCTTCTTCGGTGCCAAGTCAGTGAACTCTTCTTTCCAAGTCCAACCGATCGGAACTTCCAGTTCTTCTTTAGCTAACAAAGCCCACGGGGTCCCCGGGTGATCCTTCACAACGTCCGTTAAAAGCTGTCTTGCGGAATCGGATTCGTTCTTCCATTTGCTGCCCACCGATATTTCTTCGCTGGGCTGCAGAATCCACGTGTTGTTCTTAGCTTCTTTGAACGCCATTCCTAACTTGGCTCGCGCCAGCATCGCGTTGTACGTTTCGGTGCGCACCTTTTGGGCTAGCACCCGCCCCATCGCCAAATCAAAACCGGCGCGCCATCGGGGGCTGTCCTCTTTTTCTCGGTACTTCATTCCCGGCTCTAACGTTTGCGCCATCCGCGCCAACGGATTTTCAAGCACGGCGGCGGCTTGTTGGGCATCGCTAAGATCACCGGCCAATTGAGCTTCGTTGATGCGAACGAACTTGGTTCGCGGGCGACTTAGACCCGTCGCGGGCTTCAACTGGGCGGCTTGAACCAGGGATTGGCGTAGCGGGCTGGCCTTCACCTTTGAAACGTAATCCGATTGTGAAAGGTAGTCGGGACGGTAACGCGACATCGCCAACGGATCAAAGAAGTACTTCAAGTCCGACGCGAACGCATCGACTTCGCCGCGACGGACTTCGCGGTTTACGTTTCGGTTCGGGTGAACGGTAAAATAGATACCGCCGGTCTCGTAGCAAAGCCGCGTCAACGCGTAGGGACCGAATCCGCTGTCAATGACGGGCTCTTGTTCAAAGTTGCCGGTAAAGCCGACTTGAACTCGTTCGGGCAAGTACGTTTCGGGGCCCTGGTCGACTTCTGCCCATTGAGGTGACTGGTCGTACTTGGGATCAGGGTCGACATACTTTACCAATGTGTGTTGGCGGCCGAACGGCGCGGGAACACCAATCACATAAACCGGAATGCCCCATTTGCGACACGCATCGATCGACGGTTCAAGCAAGTTGTCATCGTCGCCCTTCTCGTCGGTGACGACGATGAAGAGGACGTTCCGCTGAGGCCCGGCGGCACCGACGCTGCGACGCAGCGAACGGTATTCATTGGCCGCCGATGTGATCGCCGAGAACACCTTTTCTTCACCGGACGAATCGATCGAAATGTTGTCGATGATGTCCTTGATCTTGTCCAAATCGTCCGTCGGCTCTTCGGTGTACAGTTTCACTTCCTTACCGAATCCGATGACCGACGTCAAAAGCGGGATGTCTTTGTCGTTGCGTCGGAACGCCTTGGATTCGCTCTTTTCGGCGATTCCCAATTCGGTATAGATGCGATCGAAGCGGTCACGGATCTCGCGGCGTTGGCGATGCAGAGAACCGCTTTGATCGAACAGCCAAACGATCAACGTCGGGCGTTCTTCCATCGATTGCAACAACTCGAACGTGATTCGATCGACTGCACCGACGGCGCCCTCGGCACCTTGTCCGACTTTACCTTTTTGGTTTTCTAACTTGTCCAACGGCGCGACGGCTTGGGTGAACATTTCGTTGAGCAAAAATTCACCGCGATCCGACTGCTCCAATTCGACGGGACTGGGGATCTCTGAAATCTCTGCAAAGATCTCGGCGGATGCTTCGGCCATATCGGCTTCCGCCAAACTGTTCGCACCGACGCGGAGCTGGGGCATGTCGCTGTAGGTGACTTCGTCGATCATGTCGACTTTCTCAAGCGTCACGGCCGGCGGCTTCGACACGATCACAACAGCTTCTTCGTCTTCGGTCATCCGCAGCGGCATCATCGCCAGCGACAGGATGATGATCAGGTGGACCAACATGCTGCCGATCATGGCGACAGTTTCGCTGTTTTCTAAAAACGCCTCGTCTTCCAAATCATCCTCGGACCAAGGATCCAAGTCCTCGCCCATCGCCGAAACGTTGGACGGCAACGAACCCACGGATGAATGATCCGTCGGATGCGACGTTGCTGGACTCGACGGCGCTGAACCGCGAGAGTCCGTGACGCCGTGTTGCGGGTTCGAGTCCTCGGGCGGGTTGGTGGTCATCGACAAGGCAGACTCTCCAAAAATGCACCCGATTAACGGGGGGTGCGACGGGGCCGAGGCAATTCAAGCGGTCTAGACAGTTTCACCCAAGCTGCACAAACTTTCAACGTAAAGGGTGATAGTTTCCCTATGCGTACTCTATTAAACGCAGACCTGACCGCTTTGTACCCGATTCGACGGTCAAGGGCGAATGTCAAAACCGTGTACAATCAAACACCACGCCGTTTCTGTGAAGAGACGACGCGGTCGTTCGTTTGATCACGTTTTCAGCTTCTTTTCTTCTTGGAGAACACAAATTGCCCGGGCGTTTGCTCGCGATTGGTGACATTCACGGATGTCGCGTCGCACTTGAAAAATTGCTGGAACTGATCGCGCCGACGCCTGAAGACATCGTCGTCACGCTCGGCGATTACGTGGATCGTGGGCCGGATTCACGAGGCGTCATCGACGTCCTCGTCCAATTGGGCAAACAAACGCGCCTCGTTAGTCTGCTTGGCAATCACGAAGAAATGATGCTTTCGGTGATTCGACACGGCGAACCGCACCATAGCTGGCTTCGCCACGGCGGTGTCGAAACGCTGGACAGCTACGGATTTGACGGCAATTTGGACTTCTTGTCCGACGATCATGAAGCGTTTTTCGATTCGCTCGGTGATTACTTCGAACACGGCAACTTCTTTTTCACCCACGCGGCCTACGATCCCGACGAACCGCTCGACCAACAAACGCCCGATATGCTGCGGTGGTATTCGTTGACCGAAGGGCTGCCGGCACCCCATCTAAACGGGAAAACCGCAATCGTCGGGCACACGGCCAACCGTGACGGCGAAGTCCTGGACGTGGGCCATCTCCTTTGTATCGACACGTATTGCTATGGCGGCGGGTGGCTGACCGCCGTCGATGTCGAAACGCGTCAATACTGGCAAGTGTCCGAAGATGGGCGGGTTCGATAGGGCGAATCCCGACCTGAATTCGGCGGCAAACAACGCTTAACCGACAAAGCTTGCCAAAAACCCTCAACCGGCACATCCGCCACGGTCGAAGTAGTCACTACAGCCGTGGTGCGCTCGCCGCGGTCGATGATGAAATTTCGATTGCCGGAAGAATCAACGATGGATCGAACTCCAAACCGTTTTGCCAACTCACCACGCATTTCGCTGGCCCTCGCTTGCGCGGCGGCGATCGCCATCGCCGGGGCTCCATCAGCATCCGGACAAGTCCGCGGCAAGAGTCCTGATCGAGGCGTCTATCAGCCGCCGAAACTGGAATCGGTGGCCGTCGAAGAAATACCGTCGCGCCGCGACAACGGGGCTGAGCAAACGTTTGCAACAAAGGAAGCCGAGTCGCAGCAAAGCGAGCCTCCTTCGGCACTGCAAACCGTCGGGCACGAAGAAGTAGTGCTGGTGGCACCGCACACCAACATCATCGGATCGGGTGCCGTCCATCACGACACGCCCGCCTTCTATGAAGAAAGCAGCGACTTCGGCGACTTTCCATCCCCGATGCACTACGACGGAGGTTGCGATGGCAACTGCGGCGGTGGATGCGACCGAGGCTGTGACGGTGGTTGCGGCGCCAGCGGTTGTGACTCGATGGGCTGCGGCGGTTGCTCTAACGGATCGATCTGCTTTTCACGCGATCAGTGGTTCGGCGGAATCGAATTACGAATGATGTTTCGAAACGGCGACCGCTTGCCCGCCTTGATCACAACAGGCCCCTCGACCGACCTTGCCACCGCCGGTCGATTGGATCAGGCGACGACAAGCATCTTGGCAGGTGGCGATAAAGAATACACCGATGCATCCTTTGGTGGTTTGGTCACACTGGGCACATGGTTGGACGATTCGCAATGTCGCAGCTTGGTGTTGCGTGGATGGGCGGCATCGGAAGATTCGTTCGGTTTTGACAGCGACCAGAATCGCAACAGTGTCTTAGCCCGACCATTCAACAATTCCGCCGTCACACCTAGCGAACCCAGCACCATCGTGGTCGCGTTTCCAACGGCAGCGTCGGGTTCGGTTCACGTCGCCGGGTCAAGCAATGTCTATGGTGGCGACATCTCCGTACGACAATTTTGGTACGGCAATTATGGAGGTACCGTTGATTTGCTTTACGGATACCAGTACATGCGGATGAATGAAGACTTGAATGTGTCCAGTACCTCGCTGTCACTCGACGGATCATTCGGGCCAGCCGGTTCGGTCATTTCGATCGGCGATTCGATCGATGCGATCAATGATTTCCACGGCGGACAACTTGGTATCGCCAGCAACTATCGCGAAGGATGTTGGTCGTTCCGTACGCTGACCAAAGTAGGCTTCGGTTCGTTGCGTCGGACTGCGAAACGAAGTGGTTCCACGGTCACGCAAAGCGGGGCCGATGTCTTTAATGATCCCAACGGTCTGCTCGTCCGCAGCACCAACGCCGGTACCCAAACCGACCACACGTTCGGATGG
The sequence above is a segment of the Rubripirellula tenax genome. Coding sequences within it:
- a CDS encoding DUF485 domain-containing protein, which translates into the protein MENSDSASMRNRRYNIRLGLYLFAIYTALYVGFVLINAFAPDVMDTIVLAGLNLAIVYGFSLIIAALVMALIYGAMCRSEGSSTENGDSANEGAAK
- a CDS encoding metallophosphoesterase family protein; translated protein: MPGRLLAIGDIHGCRVALEKLLELIAPTPEDIVVTLGDYVDRGPDSRGVIDVLVQLGKQTRLVSLLGNHEEMMLSVIRHGEPHHSWLRHGGVETLDSYGFDGNLDFLSDDHEAFFDSLGDYFEHGNFFFTHAAYDPDEPLDQQTPDMLRWYSLTEGLPAPHLNGKTAIVGHTANRDGEVLDVGHLLCIDTYCYGGGWLTAVDVETRQYWQVSEDGRVR
- a CDS encoding vWA domain-containing protein codes for the protein MTTNPPEDSNPQHGVTDSRGSAPSSPATSHPTDHSSVGSLPSNVSAMGEDLDPWSEDDLEDEAFLENSETVAMIGSMLVHLIIILSLAMMPLRMTEDEEAVVIVSKPPAVTLEKVDMIDEVTYSDMPQLRVGANSLAEADMAEASAEIFAEISEIPSPVELEQSDRGEFLLNEMFTQAVAPLDKLENQKGKVGQGAEGAVGAVDRITFELLQSMEERPTLIVWLFDQSGSLHRQRREIRDRFDRIYTELGIAEKSESKAFRRNDKDIPLLTSVIGFGKEVKLYTEEPTDDLDKIKDIIDNISIDSSGEEKVFSAITSAANEYRSLRRSVGAAGPQRNVLFIVVTDEKGDDDNLLEPSIDACRKWGIPVYVIGVPAPFGRQHTLVKYVDPDPKYDQSPQWAEVDQGPETYLPERVQVGFTGNFEQEPVIDSGFGPYALTRLCYETGGIYFTVHPNRNVNREVRRGEVDAFASDLKYFFDPLAMSRYRPDYLSQSDYVSKVKASPLRQSLVQAAQLKPATGLSRPRTKFVRINEAQLAGDLSDAQQAAAVLENPLARMAQTLEPGMKYREKEDSPRWRAGFDLAMGRVLAQKVRTETYNAMLARAKLGMAFKEAKNNTWILQPSEEISVGSKWKNESDSARQLLTDVVKDHPGTPWALLAKEELEVPIGWTWKEEFTDLAPKKERGPGNNNNNNNVPKDDKAKMIKKAPKRPVPKL
- a CDS encoding sodium/solute symporter, whose protein sequence is MIYEPSVMAVVVFLAFVFVTVGLSFFLGRKTKSSEGYFAAHGQIPWAVNGVAFAGDYLSAASFLGICGMISTYGYDGFLYSIGFLAGWIVALFVIAEPMKRLGRFTFADALDAKFNSRGIKAAAGISTLVVSVFYLIPQMVGAGVLIQPLLGYPHWVGVVMVGIVVILIVVTAGMVSTTWVQFLKGSLLVIFSAVLVVMLLNQGFTTDDESFESIGPISKETLTAESIEGRGVVPTDDGWQDHPFLRLSSIDDAGFDVFRIEAIEGSDQVMLRQAQSVTTKDGQMVVDGAMLGTGPREKQLRSVGRLSKLPDGKTKTGPLGPLEFFTTLRDSEVVLWGNETITHGDGSTTKVYFQKPTSGTEILRPGKHPTFAGIRGDDFKDKMNFVSLMLALFCGTASLPHILIRYYTVKDGAAARKSTIVGIATIGFFYVLTLYLGLGAMTSGALDLTDSNMAAPLLARSISPWLFAVISAIAFTTVLGTVSGLILASSGAVAHDLIGGVMGIELEGHQQVRIAKIAAVAVGAIAMVLGILFKEMNVSYLVGWAFSIAASANLPALVMLLFWKRTTKEGIIASVVVGAISSLGWILLSSDTYAKVYGLDPADAIAPFSQPGIVTIPLAFATLIVVSLMTRESERE
- a CDS encoding BBP7 family outer membrane beta-barrel protein codes for the protein MDRTPNRFANSPRISLALACAAAIAIAGAPSASGQVRGKSPDRGVYQPPKLESVAVEEIPSRRDNGAEQTFATKEAESQQSEPPSALQTVGHEEVVLVAPHTNIIGSGAVHHDTPAFYEESSDFGDFPSPMHYDGGCDGNCGGGCDRGCDGGCGASGCDSMGCGGCSNGSICFSRDQWFGGIELRMMFRNGDRLPALITTGPSTDLATAGRLDQATTSILAGGDKEYTDASFGGLVTLGTWLDDSQCRSLVLRGWAASEDSFGFDSDQNRNSVLARPFNNSAVTPSEPSTIVVAFPTAASGSVHVAGSSNVYGGDISVRQFWYGNYGGTVDLLYGYQYMRMNEDLNVSSTSLSLDGSFGPAGSVISIGDSIDAINDFHGGQLGIASNYREGCWSFRTLTKVGFGSLRRTAKRSGSTVTQSGADVFNDPNGLLVRSTNAGTQTDHTFGWVPELDLSLGWHRFPHFDVTLGYHIIAMTDALRVSGALDPNLASNLSDPLVGGSNPSAGLSFDTFYVQGVHLGLQYVY